The Anguilla rostrata isolate EN2019 chromosome 1, ASM1855537v3, whole genome shotgun sequence nucleotide sequence GGCCCACTGGACCACACTGAGGGACGCTGCTGTAGGGGGCGACAGACATTAGGGAGTTACGGCCAGACCCAAATAACCAATAACATTGCCaaactctgaaaaacacacaactgaTCAGAACAGCATTATATACTAAGTTATATTACTTCAGACAGTAATAACTAGGTGAGTATGGGAACAATAATGATGATCATctaaaaaacagcatttaaaaaaaatcaccactACTCTTAATCCTGGAATAATCACCCTAAAGAGAATTTTTTGCCTGATTTatcaatgacaaaaaatatagaaCAATGGAAGTGGTTAGAAAGAAAAGACTTCAGCACAACATACATTTCATTCCATTCCCAGGTATCCATGTTTACGTAGTACAGGTCATTCAGACGGTACTCCTGttatggtaaaaaaataaaaatataaataaaatataggccattcattaaatttaaacCGAAAAAATTACATCCTTAATCAGCTTAGTGTATTATACCGTTGTCCAGGGAGACTGTAATATTTActacataattacatttcattaagaTTTCAAAGTCACAATGTGAGCCTGTCACATGCCATTccttcccacaatcctttgAGTCCACAGCTCACTACACTCCTGAGGCTAAATGGTTTACTTAATCAGAACACAGtcttaattactgaaaattctCGGCTTGAAAGCAGCACTTACCCTGTAGCGACCCCCAAACAAGTAGCCTCGGTTTCCTACGGTGGCACAGGCGTGGGCAGCCCGGGGAGAGGGGGTATTGCCCTGGTGGGTAGAATGGAAAAGTTTCAATCATTTCCGTGAAGCCATTTGGGTTGTACCATGTATTCATCCACCGCACATCAAAGAATACAGTACAAgaagtttgttttaatttacttgGTCCAAATGACAGGCTACTCTGAAAGGTGGTGGACATGATGCCTGCCTCAGAGTAAACTAGGATGGGGAATCTCAGAAGTTACACGGACAATCTTTGGCTGTGTTGATTATGGGGAAAAGGTGAAAGCACATTAGTTGTcacaagaaacaaacacaccctTGATGTGTGAATTATTACAAATTACACTGCTCTTAACTATGCTTTCACTGGGTCAGTCAGGCTAAATATGAGGCTACTTAAAGTAtacaaagcttaaaaaaaaattcttaaaaacatacatttaaaaagtcgTTATCCTAGTTATGCAATCAAAACAGGAAACACTGACCACACAGGGTATTTACTTGTAACAATCATCAGTGCTTAATGATTTGTCATAACTGGGTGTATCATATCTTCCAAACACCCTGAGACAAATAACCGTGACATCATGTATGTAACAGAACAATACTTGAATAGCACATGTGATGATACCTTTGTGACTGGCTGGGACCAGACAAAAGTCTCCAGGTCCAGGACATGGATATGGTTGTTCCACCCTCGTCCGACACCGTTAGCCTGCAATAGCACAGCTTTGGCACTCAGCACGGTTATAGGAAATTTTGTCCGCTAAACAGCTTCgtttattcaattaaatgaataaagtcCTGCCTCTGTCTCACCCAGAATGAAGTCTCGTCATATTCAAAGGTTCCGAGGTGACATCCGACTGCAGCATAGCCATACCCTCCAAAGAACACCAGCCTATCATTGAGACAAGGTACAGGTGTCAGATGATGCTGGTTAGGTGTATAGCTCCATTTGTGCAGGACGGTCCACTGTTGGATGCTGACAGCATGCCTACATGCCCCAAAGAACTAAAATGCTACAGATGGCACAAGCCCCCAAACTCTGGTCTGCTCCAGTCAGATAGCATGCAGCCGGTCCGCACCTGTTCTTATGCACCCAGCAGCCCAGCTTGTCCTTGGAGGAGGGGGACAGACCCTTCAGATCCCTCATTTTCTCCCATCGCAGTGCCCCTGGTGTCCTCAACGGTAACCGATAGAACTGTAAacaagaacagggacactgATGAACATGAAGGCTTCTGAGGTTTACCTCCCTCCCCTTTCATGTACCTGTAGGCCATTCCTCTTTTTGCCAGGATCACACCTCTCCTAAAGCATGCCTCCAAACAACCGATAACCATGACTGTCATGTGACTTTGGGTAGGTCAGTGTGGCATAACGACAGACTTCATTCTTGTCTGAGTAGAAACCGCCCAGCGCCATGAAAAACATCAAACCATGCTGGGTGACATGACAAAAGCAAAACTGTGGATGGCACCACTGACCTGAATGTGAAAAACCTAACCTCCTACACAAGACAAGTGCCACATGGGCAGGGATAGGGCGCTGCCACTGTGAGACCCCGTGCTGAGGAGTCAATCGGATGTGGGTGTGCGCGGTACAGACCCGATTGGTGTTCCCCCGGGAGTGGTGACCTCCAAACAGATAGAGGACGCCCTccacacacacggcacagcTGCCCGACATGGAGGGGGGAACGTTTCCTTCGGTCATTCGCTTCTTCCTGCAAACACACGAGGTTTATCAACAAGTGTTCTAGCAACAATGCTTTATATAGGAAGACTGTAATGTGTTAATTAAAGCTCTTGTGCCCACTGCCTTGTCGTCACAACAGCACAGGCTGCCCCTGAAAGACAAGGTCACTTATTCAAAGATATAGTAAGAACACATCCATCTTGTCTAAATGCTAATTTGACCTTCCAGAAACTTGGGTGTAATTAGCTTGTCAACATGCATGCACCAGCACAAATCAATTCACATTCTCCTGTAGATTACACAATAAGAATCCAATTACCATCTTCCCGTCTCAGTGTTGTAAATCCATATTTCATTCCTTGGCAAGTAGAAGTCAAAAAAGCCAGTAGTCTGGGTGTTCTGAGATACAAAGGAACAaatgaatgagagaaaaaacacacattacctGATAATAAAGTGAGTTATGTTTTCTTGACATATACCTTGTATCCTCCCCAAACAAACATATAGATCCCATCAATCACGGCTATATGGCCACTGCGCTCAGCTGGTGTGTCCATCTCAAAGGCGTCCTCACTGGGTGGAGATATCTCATTGTTTTCCaactgctcctcttcctcctcttcttcggCCCAATCAAACAGCTCGTCTTCATCAgattcatcttcctcttccactCCTTGTAGATCAACAGGCTCGTCCATCTCCTCTGCAATGGCCAGCTAAGTTATGCTTTGTTACTTTCTTAATGGCACACCTGGGGCATCAAAGGGACGAaactacatttaaatgaaacaaattcaGTGACCCTGATTGCTACCAAGTATAACATAACGCTAGCAGTAGCAATATTTTAGTCCTTAAGTCACATAATGTGCCAGCATCAGTGTCAGTTAAAATTAGCTTCTAAAAGAAAGCTCAAAAAGAAATTTAAGctaacatttaaacacacactgtacttacTAGCGACATACCTACCAAGTGAACATGAATTGCAACAGCTAACATGAATTAACAGTCAAGTACTTCTTTCTAATAGCGAGAATCACTAACCATCGCAACATTTCCAACTGGCTACAAAATGGAAAACGATTATTCTAGTTACCTAGCACAGGAAGTAAAGGAACGTTAGCCAAGTTAGCGTTGGGTTACGAAACTCGGAGTCCGCCAATGTTTTCAATAGGCACCAGGCTACACGCCGCTAGCAAGCCAGCCCTATTTCAACATGTACATATCTAATAAAACAGCGACACTGTGCCTTCTTGCTCGGTATGCACAATAAGTTACTGCTTGCAACCAAAAATCACGCTACCTTAGCTAGCGACATTCACCAGCAATGTTGTTTTGGTACTCATACTGCTTACAATAGAACATACAACACCGTAGAAATATTTTGTCCTGCTAATCAAGCATTGCAGATGGGTATATAATTTAATTCAAGTATATTTTAAGTGCAAACTTACTTTTCTGAAGGTCTGATATTTGAGAGCTCGTCCTTTCGCTGCTCGAGCTAAGTGGCAGCTAGGTCACTCTTGTACGGGGAACGTTGTTTACACCGGAAGTGTAAATGAGGTTTCTATTTCAGCAGGCCCTTGCAGCGAAGCAAATCGTGCAAGAACATCGCCATGTCGGTGAGGTCAATTTGAGACGGGTTTATCCCCAGAAGCCCCATAAATAAACGCAGTTCTCAATGAGGAacacaaacattattttattatgaaaacacattaaacGTTTTATTATCTGTCACATTTGCTTtccataaaaaagtaaaatggttAAAACAGAATTACCTTTTAGCAgcttaaataattttatattttattccgCAAAAACAAAAGTATATAATAAGTACAAGAAAAGAAGATCAAAATTCAATGGGATTCTATGACATTTTTCaacatgcacattttcacacaataaCTGCACAGCCTCCAAGCAAGAGTAGGTGGCTTATCGAATGTAGAAAGTTAATCTCCAATCTTGGTTCACTTATAGACCTTGAAGTTtgctgaaataaagaaatactaTAGTTTAGTCTCTCATGCACAATACTTACAAGTaaagcattaaatatttttagctATAAACTCATAGTGATTACAAAAACATGGGAAAATGCACTCAGCTACAATGTATGGTTATCCTGTCTTACATTTCCACAGAAATGCGGAGAAAGGGTTTGCCTACATACAACGTTTAACTATGAATAAGGGAGGTAGATAGCTATAAATTAAGGACTTACCTGTCCTCAACTGTCCGGTTAGAAGGGTAGTACACCTTGAAAGTAAACCCACTTCTTGGGAAGGAACCCTTGAAGAAAAGTACAATAAGGTGTCATGTCACCTCGTAAATCCTGTTTTTCAGAACCCATCTGTACAATGGTCTCACATTACCACTCCCCCTGGACACAGTTGAGCATGTGCACTCCTACTTTAGACTTGCCTGTAAGTCAGTGACTATTTTCTGAACAAGGCACACTGCATGCTACAAGTTGGCAAGGAGGTACTCATGCAACAATGACCCAAGGTAACCTGGTCAACTTAAAGTGATAGTTcactttcagtttaaaaaaagatttcattattaatgtatGTTTCCTAtgggcccagacagtttttatgtgCAATACACGGTGTTTTTGATACAGAATGATTCATTGAAAACCATCTGGCTTTACAATGGTTGGTATTAGGACATTGGGCACCACAATTTAAATTAAGACTGTAAAAttcaaataactcaaaaagtAGTTTGAacagttatgttatgttttgagAGATCTTATATATGAATAGATTAATGCTATAATGTTTATTCAccattataaacataaatgccACTTTTTATATTGTGCCAGTACTTCTTTATGTTATGTCAATGTTGATATAAGAAGTTTTGCGGTAATTTCTCAGGTTGCATGTACCATAGAAAATAGgtccaaccaaaaataatattacatgtATATAAGAATAATCATGtaatatacaacacacaaacaacctaCAAAGGCATAACATCTCTGtccaagctgctttggagttacaaAGTCTATTTTCTTACTTTAGACCACAAACACCTAATTCCCCCATACCCGCCTTTGTAAAGCCAGCATATTGTCAGACATTTCCACATATAtccaaaatatccttcattggaGACACAAAACTGACTGGACCAAtctaaaaaatatgaaaacataaaatcaaaaaCCCAAGAAAGTGACCTATTTTAAGACCTGCCCACTCTGAGGGATGCCATCAATGGTGTCCTGCCTGCTGATTGCTAGACGCAGTCAACAAATGGTCTAGACTAGAACTAGTGATGTGTAGATTATACACTCAAAGCAAGCTCCTTTGCAGACGAtgtcactatttttttttacacggtGTGCTATTGGTAACTCCAAATAAATTTCCGTAGCAACAAGGTACTTAATTTACTTcagttttcttaaaaaatgaatctcAATCATGTCACATTTTAAGGCCAACTTGGATTGGATTGGTTTGGCAATGCTTTACCGGGTTAATGCAGAGGCAGTCAGTGCTGGAAATGTTGAAGGGGTCATATTTGTCTGCAAACACGACAACGTCGGGCACGGGGTACACCCTCAAGGCATAGTCATAGGCCCAGAAAACCGGGCTGACGTACAATGGCAGGGGGGTGAGGTGACCCTGGGACAAGATGGTCTTTACAAACTGTGGAGAAATTAAAAGGCAAGATGTTAAGTTTGTCTTTGAGAAGCCATACCAGCAGCATGTTACAGAGGAGTAATGTCTTTAAAATGATCTGACATAACCTCTACCCAGTCcaaaaaattatatgaaataattcctacataatcattaaaaacagacatacaatgGTAGGCTATAATTAAAACGCCAATGGCAAGGGTACAAAATCTGGCCCTGCATGGCCACAAATCAGGTTTTCTGCTCCCTTCGAACACCCAAGAATCTGGGCATTATAGAGAGTTGAGTACAAGAGACATGAGGTGTAGTGCAAATGGAGCAGAGTGAGGAGAGAAGGTGAAACTAGGGAGTGGTGGGGTGATCAACATTCCAATGTACAGTCATTTTGTTATTGATCGCCTGACTCCTGAAATATGAACACAGTGAGTTATTGTTGAATTACACGATAAATTAAAAACTGAGGTGGACACAGAGGGAGCTTTCATAAATGCTCACACTTACTGAAAGtaattttgcattcatttaaaaccaaAGTACAAGGGTGGGAATGTGTGATGGTCAACAAGCAGTCATTTTTCTCATATGGGGGAACATATTTCAGTCAAGACAATCTGCTTGTACATACTTAGCTTgtacaaattttaaattgtaatttaacTGAATCAACTGATCAGCTGGCTGACAGTAACACaaccctgcacacactgcagacctCCAGGCCAAATGAGCTTCCTTGGACTGGTATTCTCCATCGATAATGGTTCATTCGTTAACTGAACTCACATGGTTAGGAATATCCAGATTTCCACTGGGCAGGCGCACACAATTCCGGCACATTTTGTTCACCAGATCTTCCCTGATCACCACAATCTCCTGACTGCAGTACTGGATCCTGACAAGGGAGGCAAGAGGCAGTCCAGAAAGTTTACAGTCAAAAAACAACATTGATATCCCTTACATTGCGTTATTGTTGCAAAACAATGTAATGGATAATACATGCCAATGTTGGCTCCAAAGTGCAGGTCAATGGAGTAGAAAAGattcaaataaaatgctaatgctaatttagACAGAGTATATTGAGCTGCCATATGCACACACCATTTTGGCAATCATGACCAGGCAAAATGATAGTAATATAAGAAAGGGGGGTTCATTGTTACCTGCATGGGTTGGTGGTAAACACAGAGAATGGCACTCTTTGTCTGAATTCGTCAGTGATGTAATCAGCCAGGGGAGGTCTGGAAAGATGCATTCCCATAACTTAAATCGAGCATTTCCAAACGCAAACCATTTACTATTGCTTTCCCGGCACTTAATAGTGTATCTATTACGCACAAACGCCACTTCTCTCTTATGCCCTGATGATAAAAGTTAACATTGCGTGACATCAAACAACTGTAATCTCCTTCCCTCACCCTTGAGAAGCTGCACTGCAAGCACCCTGACAAAAGAAGGCAGTAATTGGAAAGCTGTCAGAATCAAAGTCCCGCTGTTGCCTAATTGAGATAATGATATTTCCCATTTCAAAGTTTGCTGTAACGAGAATTAGAAAAGTTTCAAATCACGCAGCAAGATATTTAAGAAAAGAGGGGAGGAAAATAAACTCAAAAGAATCATTGTACCGTGCAAACATTTTCTATTCATCTTACACATTAATTATTGCTGTAGGATGATGTTCATTCAGTGCTGCAAATAacagaccatgccagtgctaCACTCACCCTGGAGCTGGCAGAATTGGGTTCAAGACAATTTATCTCCAAGACAATTTAACGTCACCTCATGTTGACACATTTGGTTGTCAAAATTAAGTGACGTTAAATTGCCTTGGGGGTAAATCGTCTTCAACCCAATTCTGACAGCTCCAGGGTGACTTTAGCACTGGCATGGCATGATTTAGTTATATGAATTGGATGTACTGCTGAAGCAGTTAGGTCCTGACCTTTGAGGCATGCTAGTGACCTCTTTACTCACCTGGGTAAGATTGTGCTGGGGCCCGGGTCTTCTGGGCCAGGGACGAACACAAACCGGCTACTGCAGTGTTGTAAGAAAGATAATTTCGTCAAAGGCAGTGAAAATCAAACCACCCCGCATGTTGCAAGCAATCATTTAATGAGCAGGTTATGAATAAAAACTGGGAAGCAAAAATGAGAACAGTGACGAGCATACTGCCGTAATGCTTAaaagatcatttaaataaagtgcTTTAAAACATGAGAACCTGACAGCATTTAGTTGTGTTAGGTAttcttttttatgcttttccaccattttggaaTGCCCCATCACATACAGCAGAGCTGATGCTGAAATCTCTGCAGCCACTGTGGTAaagtgcagacaagcatgcacTCCAACTCCGAAGCACATAGCGGCAGCTggttcttttcacactgcataCAAAGCTGTAGGAAGAAACTTCATACGCAGCTTTACCGAGCAGACTGCAGGCGTCCACCAGCCCAGTTGGCGGTGCTAGAGAGCGAAGAGGCTCAGATCCCGGCCGACTGAACCATCCCTAACCACGGGTGACACTAATGCCAATTATGCATCGCCCTGCAGGCTATGCGTTCGCAATTACGCTGCACAGTGGAGCAGCGGATTGCCTCGGGTGCACACATTCATTAGCTCAAATGTAACGGCCACTCCTGACAGCTCACCTGCTATGGATGTTGGGATGTTCGCATATCAGATCTGCTAGCACCTTCAGAGACTCTGAAGGGAGAAAAAATTAAGATTTTAGTAGCACTCCACCAAACTTCAGATAAAATTTTAATTCCAGTAAAATTAAAACCAAAGCACATGTTCAAGAGAATTAATGTGATTTCAGCGTGGGGCAGGACCACCATCCACTAAATGTCTCACCTTTGAGGGATTTAACCTGGTTTTTGCCATAGGGAGCAGAGGAGAAGTTCCCGCAGAAGATGAAGCAGGTGGGAGGCATAGCTGAGTATCCTACAATAAGCAGAAAGGAGTGGTGATACGTCACTGTCCTGCTCCTTTCCTCAGGGAAGAATGCATAATCCGAGTCACAGTCTAGTGAGAATTCCCTCAAAATAACCTCCTTTAACACTGGAACAGCCACAGCCCTGAATCAGACAAAGACGCACGACTCATTTATTTGCACTGGCTTTCTTTTCCCTCCAGTGAAAACAGCCCTGTGATGTTTCCAGCATCTGCACTATATAATCCACTCTGTACAGTATTAAATTACATGCAACAAAAGCTGCATTCACTTAATGTTACAAGTGCTATCAAAATTATAGCAACATATTTCAGCAGCATTCTGTCAAATATCATCActtttgtgtattttgtaaaaCTGCATCGTGCCTTCTGtccataatattttatttttaaactactGGATCCTTGTGGCTATTGGCTGTGCTTTTATAAGTACAGTTTTCATCTTGCCTAAGCAATGAAATAACAACAGCAAAGACCTGCCAGTTGGCTTCACATcagcactgaaaacaaaacccgACCAGTAGATGCAAGTAGAgtgcatacacatatatgtacaccTTCCCAACTCCCCATGAGGAAACTGAATCATTCATTTCCTTGGCAGATGCCATTATTCAGAGCTAATCTCAAAGAAAGGCTAAAACACCATACCAGGCTTCTAGGCTGcacaacaccaaaaaaaagtcagttaCAGGGTAAAAGTACAGCTAATGTTGCCCTTAAAGTGAAATGGTGTGGAAAGCATTAGATCACCTGAAAACATTGTTTGAATTTTCTCCAGAACCTCCACACTGTCCAGCCACACGTCCGAGACAAAAATGAACATGGCATCCTCATTCTCCTCTTCCAGCTGCCTCAACTTTGCTGAAGCCTTCACTGAAGTGGATGAGGGGCCACCAAAGAAGTTTATGTCCCCGTAATAGGCCCTGTGGGCAGCAAAGAGCAGGCTCAGCCAACCAGCTTTTCATACGCGTTCGCCAACCCAACATAAAAATGGCCAAAACATCATACGAAATGCTAAGCACTTGTGACCACAACAAAGGGATTACGCACTACAAATTCTAGTTTGATTTATGTCAAGTGCACTTCAACTTTAGAGCACAGAATTGCCCTTCCA carries:
- the klhdc2 gene encoding kelch domain-containing protein 2; the protein is MDEPVDLQGVEEEDESDEDELFDWAEEEEEEEQLENNEISPPSEDAFEMDTPAERSGHIAVIDGIYMFVWGGYKNTQTTGFFDFYLPRNEIWIYNTETGRWKKRMTEGNVPPSMSGSCAVCVEGVLYLFGGHHSRGNTNRFYRLPLRTPGALRWEKMRDLKGLSPSSKDKLGCWVHKNRLVFFGGYGYAAVGCHLGTFEYDETSFWANGVGRGWNNHIHVLDLETFVWSQPVTKGNTPSPRAAHACATVGNRGYLFGGRYREYRLNDLYYVNMDTWEWNEISVPQCGPVGRSWHSFIPVSPDHIFLFGGFTTDKQTLSDAWLFCVSRNEWKPFKHNNTENPRLWHTACAGPEGEVFVFGGCANNLLSHQRAAHSNEVLVFSVQPKSLARFCMEAVLRHRELLAGSWNSLPKHLLQSLAQRLDGINTLGS
- the pole2 gene encoding DNA polymerase epsilon subunit 2 codes for the protein MEIRKVKTKVSAGFKMRGLMLRPEASKYLVEVLESVSAVELDDAIEKVLDAVEKQPLSSSMIELSVVETAVQECSQSCDETIDNVFNIIGAFDVPRYIYSTERKKFMPIAMTNHPTPSLCGTARDKAELFRERYTILQQRTHRHELFTPPVIGSAQEEGRNKFQLKTVEALLGSTAKLGEVIVLGMVTQLKEGKFYLEDPSGSVQLNMSKAQFHSGLYTESCFVLAEGWYEDSIFHVNAFGFPPVEPSSTTRAYYGDINFFGGPSSTSVKASAKLRQLEEENEDAMFIFVSDVWLDSVEVLEKIQTMFSGYSAMPPTCFIFCGNFSSAPYGKNQVKSLKESLKVLADLICEHPNIHSSSRFVFVPGPEDPGPSTILPRPPLADYITDEFRQRVPFSVFTTNPCRIQYCSQEIVVIREDLVNKMCRNCVRLPSGNLDIPNHFVKTILSQGHLTPLPLYVSPVFWAYDYALRVYPVPDVVVFADKYDPFNISSTDCLCINPGSFPRSGFTFKVYYPSNRTVEDSKLQGL